The Pongo abelii isolate AG06213 chromosome 7, NHGRI_mPonAbe1-v2.0_pri, whole genome shotgun sequence genome contains the following window.
CTTTGGGGTCCTGAGAGCAAGAAGGTTGAGAATTGCTGCCCTAGACAGGGACCATGGCCCGCAGGCAAATCCAGCCTGTGGTTTTACTGGCACAAAGCCCCACCTCGTGCTGCTCCCACTGGCCAGCAGCAGAGGAGCTGGGCAGATGACTCTGTGGCCGGGGCCCAGACCCTCTGGTTCTTTATGGAGTCTGCTGCCCCCCACCCTGGACTGGCCAAGACCCTCCTACTGTCCAACCAAGTACAACAGAACTGTCCCCATCCTGCTCTGCCGCCAGTCTGTGTGTGGACTCCAGACCATCGCAGGACCTTGTCAAGTGTCCTCTCGGTAACAAAGGGCTGGAGTCTGTGAGCCTCCTCCGCGTCCCTGACCCAGGACACTCTCTTGGCAAGGAGGGACCAGGCCATTGTGAACACCAGGGCAGGTGGAAGGGCAGCAGGTAGCATTCCCCTATGGGGTCCCGCCCTCAGGTTATCTTGTCAACCGGCAAATCCAGACCCCTGGGGGTCCAAGGTTGGAACCACTTCCTTGGGGGCCTAGGCAGCTGCTTGGGACCTTCAGAGTCCTTCCCTGACTCAGCCTGCCCCACCACCAGGACACCATTGCCAACAGGCCAGCCTCGCCACTTCCATGCCTTCTGTATTCCCTTCCAAGTCCAATCGCCCACCCACCTGCCTGGCCCCAGAGACCGCTGCTGGGGTTGCGCCTGCACCCTGGAGCAAGCCCCCAGCACCCAGAGGGAGGTCGCACAGACCGGGCACCCTGGGATGGAGGCCACCTGACCAGCCACATGCCCATGCATCTGAGACGCCACCACCTTCCCTCAGAGGTGGTTTCAGGTGACAAGGAAAGCTGGGGGTGCACAGGATGGGCAGGCAGGGACACATTGGCTCCCACATCTCATCGCAAGGGAGCGCTAGGGCCAGAAACCAGCTTCAATGCTTCCCACCCCTATGAGTAGCCTTGTCTTCTCAGCCCTGGCATGTGACAGCCACAGGGGACTCGGGGAGCTTCCCAGCCAAAGAGGGACCCTGGGCGAGGCAGAGATTCTGCCCTGTGCTGAGCCCTTCCCTGCCCCCATCCAGACAGCCCGGGACTTTGGAACCCCAAGCAGTGTCCCTGGAACCCACAAGCGCAGCACCACCTTTACTCAGCCTGCTCCTGCATTCAACTCTGCTGGGCCCACGGGTCTCGGGGAGCCCCCACCCTAGGTGGGCAGGGGAGGAAGCTGGAGGAGCCCCAGCCTGGGACGGCTGTCCCTGTGCCCACAGCCCAGGCTGGGTGCCCACCCAGCACGTTTCTCCTACTTGGGTCTCAGGCTGGACACAGACGGGCCAGACCGAGGACCAGGTCGGTGAGACAGGGAGGCAGCTTCGAGGCACCAGGCCATGCGCAGGGCCTCGGCAGCGTGGTGGCGGCACTCGGCGCTGTCGTAGGCAGGCTTGCTGAGCCAGGGGGCCTCTGCATCCTTCTGCAGGAAGTAACAGTAGGGCAAGGCAGAGAGGGCCTCCCCACTGGCCCGCCGCGGCCCGGCCCGCTTGTTCCCTAAGATGTTGCGGCCCCGCCGGTCTTTGCGGCCCCGCCGGGCACCCTCGGCCAGGCCGGCTCGCTCTTGCAGGCGCACCTTCCCTGGGGGATGGCCGTCAAACAGGGCCTCGTAGAAGCCCCTCTCGGCTGCATCATACCGGGGCTTCTCCAGCCACACCTCCCGAACCAGTGCCTGCAGGCTGCCCAGCGGGGGCTGGCCATTGACCGGTGGGCTGGGCTGGTGGGCCAGGTCGGGGACGGCCACCTGCTGGCCTGTGTTGGGAGTCCCCTGCCTGCGGCTGCCCTCGGGGGCCAGCAACGGGGCCTGAGACCACTCCACAAAGGCCCGCTCAGCCTGGTCGAAGGAGGACTTGTTGACCCAGATCCCCCAGGTCACATGGTGGCAGGCCACCTGGTTTCCATGGGTGCAGAGACCCcaaggggccaaggcaggaggccggGCTGCCTGGGCAGCCACATCTGCCAGCTTCTGGCGGTAGGAGCTCTCTGCCTGGTCGAAAAGTGACTTGTCCAGCCACACGCATTCGGCCGAGAGGCCCAGGAGGGCCAGGTCCGCGGGGCCGAGCCCGCTCTTGGGGGAGCACTTCCTCTTTTTGTGCAGGGGCTTCCTGCTGTCCTGGCTCTTCCTGGGATCACTCCTGCTGCCGCCGTCAGGGGCCTCTGCCTCATCAGCGTCCTCAGGGTCGTCCTGGCCAGGCCCATTCACGGCTGGCCCCTCGTCTGGCAGCTGCTGGGCGGAGGCGGCCGCCTGCGTGGCCTCGTGCTCGTAGAAGCGCCGCTCGGCCTCCTCATACTTGTGCTTGTCTTCCCACACGGTCTCCAGGGTGCAGGAGGCCTTCCCGCTCCTCATCTTCCGGACACAGCGATAAAAAGCAAGCAGAGGGCAGAGTTGCAACACAGCGGGTGGCCGCAGCCCCGTGCCCGCCCTCCCCATGGCTGCCCTCCCGGGGCAGGGGCTGAGGATGCTCCCCAGTGGGGCTTCCATGAGATGACATTGAAGGACGTCAAAGTCAAGCCCATGTGGGGGATGTTTTGTTGTAAAGAGAaaacagggccgggcgcggtggctcatgcctgtaatctcagcactctgggaggccaagtgcCTCCCAATACGTGAACAACACATAACTTTTTTAGTGAATGTATGGCCCGTGAAGTATCtgagacatacttatactaaaaattttTCGTCATTTATCTGAAATAAGCTTTAACTGGCTAACTAGCTTTCCCTGCATTTTTGCACAGGCCAGGCCTGGCCACCCCACCGTGGTGGCTGGTGTTCCCATTCTACAGAACGGTCTCTGTAGCTGTGGCTGTCCTGGCCACGCCACTGCCACACCCAGAGCACCCTCAAAGTTCTTACAAAAGAGGGAgcctcggccaggcgcggtggctcacacctgcaatcccaacactttgggaggccgaggcgggtagatcacagggtctggagactgagaccatcctggctaacacattgaaaccctgtctctactaaaaataaaaataaaaaaattagccaggcgtggtggcaggcgcctgtagtcccagctactcgggaggctgaggcaggagaatggcgtgaagctgggaggcggaacttgcagtgaaccgagatggcgccactgcactccagcctggacaacagagcaggGCGAAAAAAAAGAGGGAGCTTCTCTGTGGGCCTGACTGTCCTCCCCGGGAGGGGccgggtggccgggcagagggtGGAGTGCCCACTCATGAAGGGTCACATCAGGAGGAGACGCCAGGGAGGATGCTAGTGACCAGTGTGTAGAAAGGAGGAGCCAAGTGCCTGGAGCACTGAGACAGCTCCGGGCTCTCTATCAgctgcccccacctcccagctggAGTCCATACCTTTGGGTCCATCCAAGCTAAAGGGGAATCATGGGGATCTCACAGTCCCAGGACATCCGGGCCCCCTCTAAGGTTTTGGTTCTGTGTGATGTTGAGGGACCATCTTGGTGGGAGGCAGGTTGTGAGGCTCCACTCCCCACTTGCTACCGTGGCCTgggagcctcagcctcctccctggATGTGGTGTTCCCTCAAGCTGTGGGTGACCTCAGTCACCTGCTGCCCCAGTGCTCCAGCATCCATGGGGAATCCTGCCAGGGGCACGCTCTGCTCCCAGGCGTCCAGTGTGGTGTTACAGAAAGGACAGGCCCAGAAGGCCAGGGGCAAATCTGCTCTTGGGATGCAGGTCAGCACCCCAGCCCGCGCTCGGCCTGCGATAgcttcctccccagccatgcccgACTCGAGGCTCTGCTCCCCAAAAGCAGAAACGCCTGGGCCTAACCAACACCTAGGAGCACCCTCAAGAGGGGGCTGTGCAGCTGCCCC
Protein-coding sequences here:
- the EEF1D gene encoding elongation factor 1-delta isoform X3, which produces MSPPHHLAKQLLERPPAGSGRPAAVSDPMRSGKASCTLETVWEDKHKYEEAERRFYEHEATQAAASAQQLPDEGPAVNGPGQDDPEDADEAEAPDGGSRSDPRKSQDSRKPLHKKRKCSPKSGLGPADLALLGLSAECVWLDKSLFDQAESSYRQKLADVAAQAARPPALAPWGLCTHGNQVACHHVTWGIWVNKSSFDQAERAFVEWSQAPLLAPEGSRRQGTPNTGQQVAVPDLAHQPSPPVNGQPPLGSLQALVREVWLEKPRYDAAERGFYEALFDGHPPGKVRLQERAGLAEGARRGRKDRRGRNILGNKRAGPRRASGEALSALPYCYFLQKDAEAPWLSKPAYDSAECRHHAAEALRMAWCLEAASLSHRPGPRSGPSVSSLRPNRKMATNFLAHEKIWFDKFKYDDAERRFYEQMNGPVAGASRQENGASVILRDIARARENIQKSLAGSSGPGASSGPSGDHSELVVRIASLEVENQSLRGVVQELQQAISKLEARLNVLEKSSPGHRATTPQTQHVSPMRQVEPPAKKPATPAEDDEDDDIDLFGSDNEEEDKEAAQLREERLRQYAEKKAKKPALVAKSSILLDVKPWDDETDMAQLEACVRSIQLDGLVWGASKLVPVGYGIRKLQIQCVVEDDKVGTDLLEEEITKFEEHVQSVDIAAFNKI
- the EEF1D gene encoding elongation factor 1-delta isoform X6, translated to MRSGKASCTLETVWEDKHKYEEAERRFYEHEATQAAASAQQLPDEGPAVNGPGQDDPEDADEAEAPDGGSRSDPRKSQDSRKPLHKKRKCSPKSGLGPADLALLGLSAECVWLDKSLFDQAESSYRQKLADVAAQAARPPALAPWGLCTHGNQVACHHVTWGIWVNKSSFDQAERAFVEWSQAPLLAPEGSRRQGTPNTGQQVAVPDLAHQPSPPVNGQPPLGSLQALVREVWLEKPRYDAAERGFYEALFDGHPPGKVRLQERAGLAEGARRGRKDRRGRNILGNKRAGPRRASGEALSALPYCYFLQKDAEAPWLSKPAYDSAECRHHAAEALRMAWCLEAASLSHRPGPRSGPSVSSLRPNRKMATNFLAHEKIWFDKFKYDDAERRFYEQMNGPVAGASRQENGASVILRDIARARENIQKSLAGSSGPGASSGPSGDHSELVVRIASLEVENQSLRGVVQELQQAISKLEARLNVLEKSSPGHRATTPQTQHVSPMRQVEPPAKKPATPAEDDEDDDIDLFGSDNEEEDKEAAQLREERLRQYAEKKAKKPALVAKSSILLDVKPWDDETDMAQLEACVRSIQLDGLVWGASKLVPVGYGIRKLQIQCVVEDDKVGTDLLEEEITKFEEHVQSVDIAAFNKI
- the EEF1D gene encoding elongation factor 1-delta isoform X7, whose translation is MRSGKASCTLETVWEDKHKYEEAERRFYEHEATQAAASAQQLPDEGPAVNGPGQDDPEDADEAEAPDGGSRSDPRKSQDSRKPLHKKRKCSPKSGLGPADLALLGLSAECVWLDKSLFDQAESSYRQKLADVAAQAARPPALAPWGLCTHGNQVACHHVTWGIWVNKSSFDQAERAFVEWSQAPLLAPEGSRRQGTPNTGQQVAVPDLAHQPSPPVNGQPPLGSLQALVREVWLEKPRYDAAERGFYEALFDGHPPGKVRLQERAGLAEGARRGRKDRRGRNILGNKRAGPRRASGEALSALPYCYFLQKDAEAPWLSKPAYDSAECRHHAAEALRMAWCLEAASLSHRPGPRSGPSVSSLRPKKMATNFLAHEKIWFDKFKYDDAERRFYEQMNGPVAGASRQENGASVILRDIARARENIQKSLAGSSGPGASSGPSGDHSELVVRIASLEVENQSLRGVVQELQQAISKLEARLNVLEKSSPGHRATTPQTQHVSPMRQVEPPAKKPATPAEDDEDDDIDLFGSDNEEEDKEAAQLREERLRQYAEKKAKKPALVAKSSILLDVKPWDDETDMAQLEACVRSIQLDGLVWGASKLVPVGYGIRKLQIQCVVEDDKVGTDLLEEEITKFEEHVQSVDIAAFNKI
- the EEF1D gene encoding elongation factor 1-delta isoform X8, with amino-acid sequence MRSGKASCTLETVWEDKHKYEEAERRFYEHEATQAAASAQQLPDEGPAVNGPGQDDPEDADEAEAPDGGSRSDPRKSQDSRKPLHKKRKCSPKSGLGPADLALLGLSAECVWLDKSLFDQAESSYRQKLADVAAQAARPPALAPWGLCTHGNQVACHHVTWGIWVNKSSFDQAERAFVEWSQAPLLAPEGSRRQGTPNTGQQVAVPDLAHQPSPPVNGQPPLGSLQALVREVWLEKPRYDAAERGFYEALFDGHPPGKVRLQERAGLAEGARRGRKDRRGRNILGNKRAGPRRASGEALSALPYCYFLQKDAEAPWLSKPAYDSAECRHHAAEALRMAWCLEAASLSHRPGPRSGPSVSSLRPNRKMATNFLAHEKIWFDKFKYDDAERRFYEQMNGPVAGASRQSSGPGASSGPSGDHSELVVRIASLEVENQSLRGVVQELQQAISKLEARLNVLEKSSPGHRATTPQTQHVSPMRQVEPPAKKPATPAEDDEDDDIDLFGSDNEEEDKEAAQLREERLRQYAEKKAKKPALVAKSSILLDVKPWDDETDMAQLEACVRSIQLDGLVWGASKLVPVGYGIRKLQIQCVVEDDKVGTDLLEEEITKFEEHVQSVDIAAFNKI
- the EEF1D gene encoding elongation factor 1-delta isoform X1; protein product: MEAERLAGVPPHDVTMPCLLGSCSHPTPNPQPLPLPISLALMRSGKASCTLETVWEDKHKYEEAERRFYEHEATQAAASAQQLPDEGPAVNGPGQDDPEDADEAEAPDGGSRSDPRKSQDSRKPLHKKRKCSPKSGLGPADLALLGLSAECVWLDKSLFDQAESSYRQKLADVAAQAARPPALAPWGLCTHGNQVACHHVTWGIWVNKSSFDQAERAFVEWSQAPLLAPEGSRRQGTPNTGQQVAVPDLAHQPSPPVNGQPPLGSLQALVREVWLEKPRYDAAERGFYEALFDGHPPGKVRLQERAGLAEGARRGRKDRRGRNILGNKRAGPRRASGEALSALPYCYFLQKDAEAPWLSKPAYDSAECRHHAAEALRMAWCLEAASLSHRPGPRSGPSVSSLRPNRKMATNFLAHEKIWFDKFKYDDAERRFYEQMNGPVAGASRQENGASVILRDIARARENIQKSLAGSSGPGASSGPSGDHSELVVRIASLEVENQSLRGVVQELQQAISKLEARLNVLEKSSPGHRATTPQTQHVSPMRQVEPPAKKPATPAEDDEDDDIDLFGSDNEEEDKEAAQLREERLRQYAEKKAKKPALVAKSSILLDVKPWDDETDMAQLEACVRSIQLDGLVWGASKLVPVGYGIRKLQIQCVVEDDKVGTDLLEEEITKFEEHVQSVDIAAFNKI
- the EEF1D gene encoding elongation factor 1-delta isoform X5, with amino-acid sequence MEAERLAGVPPHDVTMPCLLGSCSHPTPNPQPLPLPISLALMRSGKASCTLETVWEDKHKYEEAERRFYEHEATQAAASAQQLPDEGPAVNGPGQDDPEDADEAEAPDGGSRSDPRKSQDSRKPLHKKRKCSPKSGLGPADLALLGLSAECVWLDKSLFDQAESSYRQKLADVAAQAARPPALAPWGLCTHGNQVACHHVTWGIWVNKSSFDQAERAFVEWSQAPLLAPEGSRRQGTPNTGQQVAVPDLAHQPSPPVNGQPPLGSLQALVREVWLEKPRYDAAERGFYEALFDGHPPGKVRLQERAGLAEGARRGRKDRRGRNILGNKRAGPRRASGEALSALPYCYFLQKDAEAPWLSKPAYDSAECRHHAAEALRMAWCLEAASLSHRPGPRSGPSVSSLRPKKMATNFLAHEKIWFDKFKYDDAERRFYEQMNGPVAGASRQSSGPGASSGPSGDHSELVVRIASLEVENQSLRGVVQELQQAISKLEARLNVLEKSSPGHRATTPQTQHVSPMRQVEPPAKKPATPAEDDEDDDIDLFGSDNEEEDKEAAQLREERLRQYAEKKAKKPALVAKSSILLDVKPWDDETDMAQLEACVRSIQLDGLVWGASKLVPVGYGIRKLQIQCVVEDDKVGTDLLEEEITKFEEHVQSVDIAAFNKI
- the EEF1D gene encoding elongation factor 1-delta isoform X4 — its product is MEAERLAGVPPHDVTMPCLLGSCSHPTPNPQPLPLPISLALMRSGKASCTLETVWEDKHKYEEAERRFYEHEATQAAASAQQLPDEGPAVNGPGQDDPEDADEAEAPDGGSRSDPRKSQDSRKPLHKKRKCSPKSGLGPADLALLGLSAECVWLDKSLFDQAESSYRQKLADVAAQAARPPALAPWGLCTHGNQVACHHVTWGIWVNKSSFDQAERAFVEWSQAPLLAPEGSRRQGTPNTGQQVAVPDLAHQPSPPVNGQPPLGSLQALVREVWLEKPRYDAAERGFYEALFDGHPPGKVRLQERAGLAEGARRGRKDRRGRNILGNKRAGPRRASGEALSALPYCYFLQKDAEAPWLSKPAYDSAECRHHAAEALRMAWCLEAASLSHRPGPRSGPSVSSLRPNRKMATNFLAHEKIWFDKFKYDDAERRFYEQMNGPVAGASRQSSGPGASSGPSGDHSELVVRIASLEVENQSLRGVVQELQQAISKLEARLNVLEKSSPGHRATTPQTQHVSPMRQVEPPAKKPATPAEDDEDDDIDLFGSDNEEEDKEAAQLREERLRQYAEKKAKKPALVAKSSILLDVKPWDDETDMAQLEACVRSIQLDGLVWGASKLVPVGYGIRKLQIQCVVEDDKVGTDLLEEEITKFEEHVQSVDIAAFNKI
- the EEF1D gene encoding elongation factor 1-delta isoform X2, translated to MEAERLAGVPPHDVTMPCLLGSCSHPTPNPQPLPLPISLALMRSGKASCTLETVWEDKHKYEEAERRFYEHEATQAAASAQQLPDEGPAVNGPGQDDPEDADEAEAPDGGSRSDPRKSQDSRKPLHKKRKCSPKSGLGPADLALLGLSAECVWLDKSLFDQAESSYRQKLADVAAQAARPPALAPWGLCTHGNQVACHHVTWGIWVNKSSFDQAERAFVEWSQAPLLAPEGSRRQGTPNTGQQVAVPDLAHQPSPPVNGQPPLGSLQALVREVWLEKPRYDAAERGFYEALFDGHPPGKVRLQERAGLAEGARRGRKDRRGRNILGNKRAGPRRASGEALSALPYCYFLQKDAEAPWLSKPAYDSAECRHHAAEALRMAWCLEAASLSHRPGPRSGPSVSSLRPKKMATNFLAHEKIWFDKFKYDDAERRFYEQMNGPVAGASRQENGASVILRDIARARENIQKSLAGSSGPGASSGPSGDHSELVVRIASLEVENQSLRGVVQELQQAISKLEARLNVLEKSSPGHRATTPQTQHVSPMRQVEPPAKKPATPAEDDEDDDIDLFGSDNEEEDKEAAQLREERLRQYAEKKAKKPALVAKSSILLDVKPWDDETDMAQLEACVRSIQLDGLVWGASKLVPVGYGIRKLQIQCVVEDDKVGTDLLEEEITKFEEHVQSVDIAAFNKI